The Sphaerochaeta sp. sequence GCATCGGTTTGGTCCTTCAGCGCCTCATCACTTTTCACCAATGCCAGATACCGGATGAACAGGTCGCTTTCCGAGGTAAGAAGCCGTTCCTCCGGGGTGGACAGCTCCAGTTGCCTGCGGGAGAAGGCCATCAACGGAGCGCTTTTCATCGCCTTGCCGAACAGGTATTCCCGTACCCCGGACAGCCCCGTGCACGCCGAGCAGTCCCCCCAGTTGAAGAAATACCGGCCGTTGACGTGCATCGAGACGATGAAATCTGCCATCCTCTGAAGCTTGTCGTTCTCCCAGACATCAGAGAGTGCGCCTCCTTCCACCTGGTCAAGGATCTCAAGGGCGAAGAACAGGCAGAGCGCCGACCTCCGGTAATATTCCGCCCCTTCGCTGCAACAGCCGTCATCCGGGAACAGGTCAAAGTAGACGGACAGCGTCTTGGTGGCGATGGCCACGGCCTTTTTGCGTTCCGCGTTGGTCGTATCCGTCTGGAAGACGGAGAGGAGCACGTTCTGCGTGCACCACGGCGACCAGTTCACCGGACGGGGGTTCTCCCCCCGTGCCATCCACCAGAAATCCTTGGAGAGGTACGGAACGACGATCCGCTGGTGGATCTCCTCGTTGATCCGTTTCCGGATCTCCTTTGGAAGTGCATCACCCAACAGGACGGCGGCGGTGGACAGCGTTGCGCCGCTCTCCGCGGCGAACAGGTCGATCACTGGATCCTGGGGGTCGGGAAACGGCATCACATCAGTATCCCTGATATGGAGATTATGGGCGGGCAGGCACCAGGTGGTCTCTTCCAGCACTGCCCAGAGGCCGTCCATGATTTGGTCGAGGAACCGCCCTTTCTTTTCCACCCATTCGCCCAGCACCAGGGATGAGAGCATCCGCCTTCGGGTGAAATACCGCTTCTCGAAACTCGGCGCGCTCTCCGTTACGGGTATACGCCAGATACAAGAAAGCGGGATCATCGGGAATTCCTTCCCCAGACAGGCCTCCGCCTGTGTGATGATCAACGCCCGGTCTTCCGGCAGGATGTCCCCTGCGGGCAGCGTCCACTCATGCGTCACCGCCATCGATTTTCCTCCCATACAATTTTTGCACGTAATCCCGAGGGGAAAGCCCCTCGTGTTTCTTGAATACCTTGGAAAAGTAGAACGCGTTCTCAAATCCCAACGCCCCGGCGATCTCGTACACCTTATACGTACCCAGCCGGAGCATCTCCTTGGCTTTGTCCATCTTCACTTCGGTGGTGTATTCCACGAATCCCATGTCCCCGTACTTGGCGAACAGGGAACTGAGATAGTTCTCGCTGAAACCGAACACCGAAGCCACATCAGAGAGGGAAAGCCGTTTGTCCAGATTGGCCTTGATGTACTCCTGGACCTTGCGCACCACCACGCTGCGCCAATCCTGCCGACGCAATGTCATCACATGGGCCATTCCTTCGGAAAGGATATCCAGATACCGGATGCAGTCGGCGACGGAACGGGCCTGGTAGATCACCCGATAATCCATCTGGCGCTGGGCAAACAATTTCTGCACTTCAGCCTCTCCATCGGGAAACATGGTGTAGACCAGAAACAACACCCCGCTGACGGCCGGAAACGGCGGAAAGCAACGAGACGTTGTCATCCAGAAACGCCTTGCCCATCTGTCGGCACAGGGCGCTGAACGCATCCCCATCCATTTCGGTCAATGCCTGGGAAAGGCGCTCCCGGTACGGACTGAGGTCGAACCGCTCCGTACGCGCCTCATCCAGGGCAAAAACCAACGGATGATCTTCCGTCGCCTTCTCCGCGTTCGCCCGGGCTGACGCGAAGGAAAGATCACAGCGGACCAGTCCTTCCACCTCTTTGCCCACGGCGCCTTGCATGTCCAACGAGAAGTAGTTGCGGATCACCGTGCGCGCCTTGTCCAACGCACCACGCAGGATCGTCTCCGCCGGCCGCGGCTTGGAGGAAAGGAAGAACAGCACCACCACGTGGCGCATGTCCAGCGGAATGACATGGCAGGAGGCAAGGTTGGACAGCGTCTGGGCCAGCATCCGGGATGCCGCATAGTACTGGGTGCTCTCTTTGCCGTCCCCGCCTCGAAACGTCAACGCCGCCACGGCGACATACGGAGTCTCTTCCTTGATGCCCACCTCGGCAAGCTGGGGGGCATCCACGGCAAGGCCGTTGAGCAACCGGAGGTACGTCCTATCCTTCAACACCTGAAGCATCACCTCATCGTTCTGCGGCGTTCCTTCAGAGAGGTGTTCCGCCTGGATGCGGGCGATTGCCTTGTCCAGGGCGGTGGAAAGCGAAGCGGGAGTCAGTTCCAGTTTGACCAGGTACTCCACCGCGTTGAGATTGATGGCCTTCTTGACCAGTTGGAATTCCTCGTAGCCGGTAAGCAAAATGAACAGGGGGAGCTTCCGCCCTTCCTTGACGCACCTTTCCATCACCTCCAGACCGGAGAGAAGCGGCATCTTGATGTCGGTGATCACGATGTCCGGCTTGCTTTCCTGGATACGATCCCACAGTTCCCTGCCGTTTCGTGCCGTGGCGACAATCTGGGCATCGTGTTCCTCCCATGGGATGATCGACTGCATGCCGATGAGCGTAAGCGGTTCGTCATCGGCGATTACCACATGGTACATCAGGTTCCCTCCTTGGACGACAGGGGAAGAAGAATCATCACCCGGGTGCCTACCCCCGGCGTGCTCTCCACCGTCATGCCGTACGGCGAACCGTACATGGAGACGATCCGCTGGTTGACATTATACATCCCGATGGACTTGAACATCCCGTCCGCCCCGACATCCCGTTTTTCCAAAAGCGCCTGGATCTGGGCCTTTTCCATCCCCACCCCGTCATCAGCGATGGAGAACAGCACGTCCCCGCTCTCGGTCTGTTCGGCGCTGATGGTGATCGTCCCGCCCCCCTTGGGCTCCAGCCCATGGAAGACAGCGTTCTCCACGATGGGCTGGAACGTAAAGCGGGGAATCCGTATATCCAAAAACCGCTCCGGCACCTGTTTCTTCAGCTCAATCGTCCCGCCGTACCGGTAATTCTGGATGACGAAATAATCGTCCAGCAGGGAGAGCTCCTCAGTGATGGTGCACCACTCCTGGGGGCTTTTGGAAACGTGCCGGAGGAGATTTGCCAGGGCGGTGGTCATCTCGGCGATGCCGTCGGCCTTCTGGATCGTCGCCATCCACCGGATGGAGTTCAGCGTATTGTTCAGGAAGTGCGGGTTGATCTGCGCCTGGAGGATCCGGTACTCCAGTTGCTGCCGCTCCTTGGCGTCTGCCAGCCTGCCTTTGATCAACCCATCCACCTGGGCGGAGAGCTCGTTGATGCCCCGTCCGATGTCTCCCAGTTCGGACTCGTACTCGATGGAAGGATCCCAGGAGAAATCCCCACCAGCGATGGCGTGCATCTTCCGCTGGATGGCGCTCACCGGCTCCCGCACCTCCCGGTTGAGAAGCAGTGTCAGCAGGGCGCCAAAGGCCAGAAGCATCCCGGCGACCATCAGGATCAACAGCAGGAGCGGGAGGGTCTCTTCCCTGCTGGAGTACGGCACTCCCTGGGAAAGGAACACGTCAGCGCCATCAATCTTGGTGGAGACGACCATGTGGCTGCCTCCACGGGTACGGGTCACGTCCCCGGCGACGGACGGGAGATTCCATCCCCCCACCTTCACCTTGGCGAACCGTCCATCCTCAAACCGGTAGGAAACATCCCCCAAGGTGAGATACAACGGGCTTTCCGCGTCGGAATGGTAGCCTTTCAGCCGGTCGGTGAGAAAGGAGGCGGAAATTTCCAACAGCAGATACCCAAGCGGGTGTCCGGACTGCGGTCCGTACCCGTACAGCGGCTGGATGACGGGCAGCACCTGTCCCGCATCCGCATGCAGAAGAGGATCATCCACGATGTCACAGAACGCCTGGTAACGGCCGTCCACGGGAAACAATGAGGTGAAGTTCTCCACGGTAAGCGGCCTGCTCTCCACCGTTTGGGAACCGACTTGGATCAGGTTGGTGTGGTTCCTGTCGACGACCACCATCCGGTACAGGCTCTCCTGGGAACGGTTCTCCGAAAGGATCCGGGAAAGCTCATCGTAGGATGCGAGCATCTTCA is a genomic window containing:
- a CDS encoding heparinase II/III-family protein, with the translated sequence MAVTHEWTLPAGDILPEDRALIITQAEACLGKEFPMIPLSCIWRIPVTESAPSFEKRYFTRRRMLSSLVLGEWVEKKGRFLDQIMDGLWAVLEETTWCLPAHNLHIRDTDVMPFPDPQDPVIDLFAAESGATLSTAAVLLGDALPKEIRKRINEEIHQRIVVPYLSKDFWWMARGENPRPVNWSPWCTQNVLLSVFQTDTTNAERKKAVAIATKTLSVYFDLFPDDGCCSEGAEYYRRSALCLFFALEILDQVEGGALSDVWENDKLQRMADFIVSMHVNGRYFFNWGDCSACTGLSGVREYLFGKAMKSAPLMAFSRRQLELSTPEERLLTSESDLFIRYLALVKSDEALKDQTDAPEPDWVEYPSCRLFVSKQGNLAVSLKASANGGSHQHNDGGSVIVFKEGEPLLIDIGVETYTKLTFSPQRYTIWTMRSPWHNVANPEGGEQSSDGKEPPLVQHGKVITMDLSGLYPAKEGFSYHRTVDMSESLQVMDEMDGAEGILTLVSQEKPSIQGNAIRFGTLGAVGDRGNDSATVEEIPVTDPRLQRAWHGSIWRTLVRFSGRSAGRWCDACALGENLLW
- a CDS encoding histidine kinase, translated to MVRHTLKRQLVMITTLVMALVALSVGLFVAITYKRNALESRANSAQYNLQLVSALTGSDLRDITEARRRVRQNSVITTWLEKPGDALKMLASYDELSRILSENRSQESLYRMVVVDRNHTNLIQVGSQTVESRPLTVENFTSLFPVDGRYQAFCDIVDDPLLHADAGQVLPVIQPLYGYGPQSGHPLGYLLLEISASFLTDRLKGYHSDAESPLYLTLGDVSYRFEDGRFAKVKVGGWNLPSVAGDVTRTRGGSHMVVSTKIDGADVFLSQGVPYSSREETLPLLLLILMVAGMLLAFGALLTLLLNREVREPVSAIQRKMHAIAGGDFSWDPSIEYESELGDIGRGINELSAQVDGLIKGRLADAKERQQLEYRILQAQINPHFLNNTLNSIRWMATIQKADGIAEMTTALANLLRHVSKSPQEWCTITEELSLLDDYFVIQNYRYGGTIELKKQVPERFLDIRIPRFTFQPIVENAVFHGLEPKGGGTITISAEQTESGDVLFSIADDGVGMEKAQIQALLEKRDVGADGMFKSIGMYNVNQRIVSMYGSPYGMTVESTPGVGTRVMILLPLSSKEGT
- a CDS encoding helix-turn-helix domain-containing protein, coding for MQKLFAQRQMDYRVIYQARSVADCIRYLDILSEGMAHVMTLRRQDWRSVVVRKVQEYIKANLDKRLSLSDVASVFGFSENYLSSLFAKYGDMGFVEYTTEVKMDKAKEMLRLGTYKVYEIAGALGFENAFYFSKVFKKHEGLSPRDYVQKLYGRKIDGGDA
- a CDS encoding response regulator, with the translated sequence MYHVVIADDEPLTLIGMQSIIPWEEHDAQIVATARNGRELWDRIQESKPDIVITDIKMPLLSGLEVMERCVKEGRKLPLFILLTGYEEFQLVKKAINLNAVEYLVKLELTPASLSTALDKAIARIQAEHLSEGTPQNDEVMLQVLKDRTYLRLLNGLAVDAPQLAEVGIKEETPYVAVAALTFRGGDGKESTQYYAASRMLAQTLSNLASCHVIPLDMRHVVVLFFLSSKPRPAETILRGALDKARTVIRNYFSLDMQGAVGKEVEGLVRCDLSFASARANAEKATEDHPLVFALDEARTERFDLSPYRERLSQALTEMDGDAFSALCRQMGKAFLDDNVSLLSAVSGRQRGVVSGLHHVSRWRG